The following are encoded together in the Sulfurospirillum tamanense genome:
- the smpB gene encoding SsrA-binding protein SmpB encodes MGKTIARNKKAWHDYEILETFEAGISLQGSEVKSIRMGKVNLKDSYVRIIKGEAMLVGSHISFPQTANPHYRPDEKRDRKLLLHRKEIDKLIGKVARDGLTIVALSLYLSAKNLVKVQIALAKGKNLHDKRETLKRKDADREAQTAMKQRY; translated from the coding sequence ATGGGTAAGACGATTGCACGCAATAAAAAAGCGTGGCATGATTATGAAATACTCGAAACCTTTGAAGCGGGGATTTCCTTGCAAGGGAGCGAAGTGAAGTCCATTCGCATGGGCAAGGTGAATTTGAAAGATTCGTATGTGCGCATCATTAAAGGCGAAGCGATGTTGGTGGGGTCACATATTTCTTTTCCGCAAACAGCCAATCCTCACTACCGACCCGATGAAAAGCGCGACCGAAAACTACTCCTCCACCGCAAAGAAATCGACAAGCTCATTGGCAAAGTGGCGCGAGATGGATTGACGATTGTGGCGCTGAGTTTGTACTTGAGTGCTAAAAATCTGGTGAAAGTGCAAATTGCTCTTGCCAAGGGCAAAAACTTACACGACAAGCGCGAAACCCTAAAACGCAAAGATGCTGACCGCGAAGCCCAAACGGCGATGAAGCAGCGGTATTAA
- a CDS encoding 4-(cytidine 5'-diphospho)-2-C-methyl-D-erythritol kinase, with amino-acid sequence MTFAAPAKINIFLKITGTRGAYHELASRFVRVDALHDTLTFMLKPTPRAGFELEGMGAVCKFEENTLTKAYRVLEAAGFKTQLEDFFAQHALHVKKVIPQGAGLGGGSSDAGAFLRACNGLLNLGLSVEALATLGAKVGADVPFFVYDVASANVRGIGEVIEPFEENVPFLEWFTPPVFCATPEVYKAFRKDFLQTIDPYKANELLTCKSEALLREREAHALNDLLAPALALYPALAPYVQGAWKMSGSGSTLFRIQDHG; translated from the coding sequence ATGACCTTTGCTGCACCGGCTAAAATCAATATTTTTTTAAAAATCACAGGCACGCGCGGGGCGTACCATGAACTGGCTTCCCGTTTTGTGCGCGTGGATGCTTTGCATGACACCCTCACCTTTATGCTAAAGCCAACGCCTCGTGCGGGGTTTGAACTTGAGGGCATGGGCGCAGTGTGCAAATTTGAAGAAAATACCTTAACCAAAGCCTACCGTGTGCTTGAAGCAGCGGGCTTTAAAACACAACTGGAAGATTTTTTTGCCCAACATGCTTTACATGTAAAGAAAGTAATCCCGCAAGGGGCAGGGCTTGGGGGTGGAAGTTCGGATGCAGGGGCGTTTTTGCGCGCGTGCAATGGGCTTTTAAATTTGGGGTTAAGCGTGGAAGCGTTGGCAACTTTGGGGGCCAAGGTGGGGGCAGATGTGCCCTTTTTTGTCTACGATGTTGCGAGTGCAAACGTGCGTGGCATTGGGGAAGTGATTGAACCCTTTGAGGAAAACGTGCCATTTTTAGAGTGGTTCACGCCACCTGTTTTTTGCGCGACCCCAGAAGTGTATAAGGCCTTTCGCAAAGATTTTTTACAGACTATTGACCCCTATAAAGCAAATGAGTTGCTTACATGTAAAAGTGAAGCGCTGTTGCGCGAGAGGGAAGCGCACGCGTTAAATGATTTGTTAGCACCCGCCCTTGCCCTTTACCCCGCCCTTGCGCCTTATGTGCAAGGTGCATGGAAGATGAGTGGGAGTGGGAGTACTTTATTTAGGATACAAGACCATGGGTAA
- a CDS encoding carbon storage regulator, producing MLVLSRKEGEGICLGDGVVVRVMGISKGVVKLGIEAPKEVLILRSELAEAVKDSNIVASKSAEAPDLGALSKRLKVKQ from the coding sequence ATGCTAGTACTCTCACGAAAAGAGGGCGAAGGGATTTGCCTTGGGGATGGGGTTGTGGTGCGCGTGATGGGCATTTCAAAAGGGGTGGTCAAGCTTGGTATTGAAGCCCCCAAAGAGGTACTCATTTTGCGTAGCGAACTAGCAGAGGCGGTCAAAGACAGCAATATTGTCGCCAGTAAAAGTGCAGAGGCACCTGATCTTGGCGCCCTATCTAAACGGTTAAAAGTGAAACAATGA
- the truB gene encoding tRNA pseudouridine(55) synthase TruB (catalyzes isomerization of specific uridines in RNA to pseudouridine; responsible for residues in T loops of many tRNAs) gives MHRLFVAHKPPNLSSNHFLSRLKRKYGVKKAGFSGTLDPFASGCLIIAFGNYTKLFQFLNKTPKRYRATLWVGAKSESLDSERIESVETMLPFHPDSLALIFQNLVGKHVYVPPKFSAKKIDGKRAYALAREDKEVVLAPVEMEIYEATLVQYCHPFMTFEVCVSEGAYVRSIGQMISAKLGFEGALSALERLSEGVFSYENERNLDPLEVIDLPFNTYNPGEADFLDGKVLTKEGFVHQEEGRYLVVFETFFSIIDIAPEGVVYQLNRMERC, from the coding sequence ATGCACCGTTTGTTTGTGGCGCATAAGCCCCCAAACCTCTCAAGCAACCATTTTTTAAGCCGTCTAAAACGAAAGTATGGCGTCAAAAAAGCGGGCTTTTCAGGGACCCTTGACCCTTTTGCGAGCGGGTGTTTGATTATTGCCTTTGGAAATTACACCAAGTTGTTTCAGTTTTTAAATAAAACACCCAAGCGCTACCGTGCTACCTTGTGGGTGGGGGCAAAAAGTGAGAGCTTGGACAGTGAGCGCATCGAATCGGTTGAAACAATGCTGCCTTTTCATCCTGATTCTCTTGCTCTCATTTTTCAAAATCTTGTGGGAAAACACGTGTATGTTCCTCCCAAATTTAGTGCCAAAAAGATCGACGGAAAACGCGCCTATGCCTTAGCCAGAGAAGACAAAGAAGTGGTTTTGGCACCCGTGGAGATGGAGATTTATGAGGCGACACTGGTGCAGTATTGCCATCCATTTATGACTTTTGAAGTGTGCGTAAGCGAAGGAGCGTATGTGCGCTCCATTGGGCAAATGATTAGCGCTAAACTCGGCTTTGAAGGCGCACTGAGTGCCCTTGAGCGCCTCAGTGAAGGGGTATTTTCCTATGAAAATGAGCGCAACCTTGACCCTTTGGAGGTTATTGACCTCCCTTTCAATACGTACAACCCGGGCGAGGCGGATTTTTTGGATGGAAAAGTATTGACAAAAGAGGGGTTTGTGCACCAAGAAGAGGGACGCTACTTGGTGGTTTTTGAGACATTTTTTTCAATTATTGACATCGCTCCTGAGGGCGTGGTGTACCAACTCAACAGGATGGAGCGATGCTAG
- a CDS encoding ATP-dependent helicase has protein sequence MQAILDELNEAQREAVEEVRRPVLILAGAGSGKTKTITSRLAYLIGEVGVDPASTLTLTFTNKAATQMRERAMEMLSRTQTSLVYPPLLCTFHKFGLLFLKFHMDKLGRRNSFVVIDTDDKKRILKNFGSELPVSLVASEISRYKNSLISPSEAWAQAEQKNYKQIAKLFEQYEAYLAQNNLVDFDDLLVLTYRILEENPQLCAQTSERYQYIMIDEYQDTNDLQYRLIRKLCSTHENICVVGDDDQSIYGWRGANIRNILEFAENFTDTKVVKLEKNYRSTNQILAAANELIDHNRGRMGKVLESTKGDGKAIVFLESSDETQEARTIATKIRELIDGGVNPKEIAVLYRINALSRSLEEGLNREGVSYKMVGGVKFYERAEIKDLISYLRLVANPHDDFSLRRIINRPKRGLGKVTVDKLLGGAHEARMSMYDYISKYALESVSSKKAGEALVLFVEQLEKLREVANGATYEIIDALEETFGVKKYYSELPDALERVSNIDEFYGLFRDQIKQNPDLSVDDFLNELALQSDQDQIDTESIMIMSVHASKGLEFDHVFVMGMEEGFFPLVGDGSDIEEERRLGYVAITRAGKELTLSYSGSRFYKGRRTELSKSRFLKESGVCEGSLVLEKTTSFKKGDLVKHKIFGMGRIVEISKVGREFKLKINFGGSKRDILASFVEKI, from the coding sequence ATGCAAGCGATCCTAGACGAGCTTAATGAAGCGCAACGTGAAGCAGTAGAAGAGGTGCGTCGTCCTGTCTTAATTTTAGCAGGAGCAGGTAGTGGAAAAACAAAAACCATTACATCGCGATTGGCTTATTTGATTGGAGAAGTAGGCGTTGATCCTGCTTCTACGTTGACATTGACGTTCACCAACAAAGCGGCAACACAGATGCGTGAGCGTGCTATGGAGATGTTGTCTAGAACCCAAACCTCTTTGGTGTACCCGCCTTTGTTGTGCACGTTTCATAAGTTTGGCTTGTTGTTTTTAAAATTTCACATGGATAAACTGGGGCGAAGAAACAGCTTTGTGGTAATTGACACCGATGACAAAAAACGTATCTTGAAAAATTTTGGTAGCGAATTGCCTGTCTCTCTTGTGGCTAGTGAGATTTCACGCTATAAAAATTCCCTTATTTCTCCTAGCGAGGCATGGGCCCAAGCGGAGCAAAAAAACTACAAGCAAATTGCAAAATTGTTTGAACAATACGAAGCTTATTTGGCACAAAACAATCTGGTGGATTTTGACGATTTATTGGTGTTGACGTATCGTATTTTGGAGGAAAACCCCCAGCTGTGTGCGCAAACGAGCGAGCGATATCAGTATATTATGATTGATGAATACCAAGATACCAACGATTTGCAATACCGCTTGATTCGTAAATTGTGTTCGACCCATGAGAACATTTGTGTGGTAGGGGATGATGATCAGAGTATCTACGGATGGAGAGGGGCGAATATCCGTAATATCTTAGAATTTGCCGAAAATTTTACTGACACCAAAGTGGTGAAGTTGGAAAAAAACTACCGTTCTACTAATCAAATTCTCGCCGCAGCCAATGAACTCATTGACCACAACCGCGGCCGCATGGGCAAAGTGCTTGAGAGTACAAAGGGTGATGGCAAGGCCATTGTGTTTTTGGAATCAAGTGATGAAACCCAAGAAGCCCGCACAATCGCAACAAAAATTCGTGAGTTAATTGATGGGGGAGTAAATCCAAAAGAAATTGCAGTGCTCTACCGGATTAATGCTTTAAGCCGTTCTTTGGAGGAAGGGTTAAACCGCGAAGGTGTGTCGTACAAGATGGTAGGCGGTGTGAAGTTCTACGAGCGAGCTGAAATCAAAGACTTGATTAGCTATTTGCGCTTAGTGGCCAATCCTCATGATGATTTTTCCTTGCGTCGTATCATCAACCGTCCTAAGCGTGGCCTAGGGAAGGTTACGGTTGACAAACTCTTGGGCGGTGCCCATGAAGCGCGCATGTCGATGTATGATTATATTTCTAAGTATGCTTTAGAGAGCGTTAGTAGTAAAAAGGCTGGTGAGGCATTGGTGCTTTTTGTAGAGCAACTTGAAAAATTGCGCGAAGTAGCAAACGGAGCGACGTATGAGATTATTGATGCGCTTGAAGAGACCTTTGGGGTAAAAAAATACTACAGCGAATTGCCCGATGCACTAGAACGCGTGTCGAACATTGATGAATTTTACGGCTTGTTTCGCGACCAAATCAAGCAAAACCCTGATCTTTCGGTGGATGATTTTTTAAACGAATTGGCCTTGCAAAGCGACCAAGACCAAATTGACACAGAATCAATCATGATTATGAGTGTGCATGCAAGCAAAGGGTTGGAATTTGACCATGTGTTTGTGATGGGCATGGAAGAGGGATTTTTTCCTCTTGTGGGCGATGGAAGTGACATCGAAGAAGAGCGGCGTTTAGGGTATGTGGCCATCACAAGAGCAGGCAAAGAGTTAACCTTGAGTTATTCGGGAAGTCGTTTTTACAAAGGGCGTCGTACGGAGCTTTCCAAAAGTCGATTTCTAAAAGAATCGGGAGTGTGTGAGGGAAGTTTGGTGCTGGAGAAAACCACTTCCTTTAAAAAAGGTGATTTAGTAAAGCATAAAATTTTTGGAATGGGGCGCATTGTGGAGATTAGTAAAGTGGGGCGTGAGTTTAAACTTAAAATTAATTTTGGCGGGTCTAAGCGAGATATTTTAGCCTCTTTTGTGGAGAAGATATAA
- a CDS encoding LysR family transcriptional regulator, producing MLKDFSKIETFFAVVKEKSFSKAAQALGISQPAVTQQIKNIEAHLGAPIVERKKNGTKLTKEGKELYRIAKRLEKHIQKAEKSLADALEKP from the coding sequence ATGTTAAAAGATTTTTCAAAAATAGAAACCTTTTTTGCTGTTGTCAAAGAAAAAAGTTTCTCTAAAGCGGCACAAGCACTAGGAATTAGCCAACCTGCTGTAACACAACAAATCAAAAACATTGAAGCACATCTTGGCGCGCCTATCGTAGAGCGTAAAAAGAATGGTACAAAACTTACCAAAGAGGGCAAGGAGCTTTACCGTATTGCCAAACGGCTTGAAAAACATATCCAAAAGGCAGAGAAAAGCCTAGCGGATGCTTTGGAGAAGCCTTAA